One Rhododendron vialii isolate Sample 1 chromosome 2a, ASM3025357v1 genomic region harbors:
- the LOC131317874 gene encoding protein RRC1 isoform X2, producing MRERRNQEHEHGRDGRHSESSSSSRFDELPDVFDLSGKPGSFDDVDPQTTNLYVGNLSPQVDENFLLRTFGRFGPIASVKIMWPRTEEEHRRQRNCGFVAFMNRADGQAAKDEMQGVVVYEYELKMGWGKSVALPSQALPAPPPGQMAIRSKEGGTVILSGPSGPPVTSVPSQNSELVLTPNVPDITVVPPEDGHLHHVIDTMALYVLDGGCAFEQAIMERGRGNPLFNFLFELGSKEHTYYVWRLYSFAQGDTLKRWRTEPFIMITGSGRWMPPPLPTAKSPELGKESGSTYAAGRTRRVEQERTLTEPQRDEFEDMLRSLTLERSQIKEAMGFALDNADAAGEIVEVLTESLTLRETPIPTKVARLMLVSDILHNSSAPVKNASAYRTKFEATLPDIIESFNDLYRSITGRMTAEALKERVLKVLHAWTDWFLFSDAYMNGLRATFLRSGNSGVIPFHSVCGDAPEIENKTSSEDTINGSVNQDAALAMDKGAAMKELLSLPLAELERRCRHNGLSLVGGSEMMVARLLYLEEAEKQRGYELDDDLKYTQSQSSSGRYSGVRKETPMEMEPVGLSGWSHYGVDEMRSQGNGSLLLAPNRPVPQPGLKASANEEDTDRVLPASKWAREDDENEDEQQRSPRDLGLSYSSSGSENVGDSPNRADKIELATELSISAHPDIGMNEEQRQKLRRLEVALMEYRETLEEQGVKKPEDIDRKVAIHKRRLLSEYGLLDSSEGVPANKRLSLERDRRDGSRDSSRKRHRSQSRSESPPRKSSSKEKDKRSDLDRDRERHSDRDRNRAHDPESRRGRDWEQEKSGSRERDDHDRAVSRKKDGDRRRRVK from the exons TCTAGCCGATTCGATGAACTGCCTGATGTTTTTGATCTAAGTGGAAAGCCTGGATCATTTGATGATGTGGATCCACAAACTACAAACCTATATGTCGGAAATCTGTCGCCTCAG GTGGATGAGAATTTCCTGTTGCGGACATTTGGTAGATTTGGGCCTATTGCTAGTGTGAAAATAATGTGGCCTCGGACGGAGGAGGAACATAGACGACAAAGAAATTGTGGCTTTGTAGCTTTCATGAACAGAGCTGATGGACAGGCTGCAAAGGATGAAATGCAAG GTGTTGTCGTTTATGAATATGAGTTGAAGATGGGGTGGGGTAAATCGGTTGCTCTTCCATCACAAGCTCTACCTGCTCCTCCTCCAGGACAAATGGCCATTAGGAGTAAGGAG GGCGGCACTGTTATCTTGTCTGGTCCATCTGGCCCACCAGTTACTTCTGTCCCAAGCCAGAATTCTGAACTG GTTCTTACACCAAATGTTCCTGATATAACGGTTGTTCCACCTGAAGATGGTCATCTTCACCATGTAATTGATACAATGGCACTCTATGTTCTAGATGGAGGTTGTGCTTTTGAGCAAGCTATAATGGAGAGAGGCCGTGGGAAcccacttttcaattttttgtttgagcTGGGCTCAAAGGAGCATACTTACTATGTTTGGAGGCTGTATTCATTTGCCCAG GGTGATACTCTTAAGCGGTGGCGAACAGAGCCTTTCATCATGATAACTGGTAGTGGGAG ATGGATGCCGCCTCCATTACCAACAGCAAAAAGCCCAGAGCTGGGGAAAGAGTCTGGATCGACATATGCTGCAGGAAGAACCAGG CGAGTGGAGCAAGAACGAACACTTACTGAACCACAAAGAGACGAATTTGAGGACATGCTGCGTTCTTTGACATTAGAGAGGAGCCAGATAAAGGAAGCGATGGGTTTTGCTTTAGACAATGCTGATGCAGCTGGAGAG ATTGTTGAAGTTTTAACCGAGTCTTTGACGCTAAGAGAAACCCCCATACCAACTAAAGTTGCGAGGCTCATGCTTGTTTCAGACATTCTTCACAATAGTAGTGCTCCTGTAAAGAATGCATCTGCATACCGTACAAAATTTGAAGCAACTCTGCCTGACATAATTGAAAGCTTTAATGACTTGTACCGTAGTATAACAGGAAGAATGACGGCTGAAGCCCTTAAG GAACGTGTTCTGAAAGTTCTCCATGCATGGACCGACTGGTTTTTATTTTCCGACGCATATATGAATGGATTACGAGCTACATTTCTGCGATCTGGAAATTCTGGTGTGATCCCTTTTCATTCTGTATGTGGGGATGCACCCGAAATAGAAAATAAGACTAGTTCTGAGGATACAATTAATGGTTCAGTTAACCAAGATGCTGCATTGGCAATGGACAAAGGTGCAGCCATGAAGGAACTATTAAGTCTTCCTCTCGCTGAGCTGGAAAGACGATGCAGACACAATGGATTATCTCTTGTTGGTGGCAGTGAAATGATGGTGGCACGATTGCTTTATTTGGAGGAGGCAGAAAAGCAGAGGGGCTATGAACTAGATGATGACTTGAAATATACCCAAAGCCAGTCGAGTTCAGGTCGATATTCAGGTGTCCGAAAAGAAACACCTATGGAAATGGAGCCAGTGGGATTGTCAGGATGGAGTCATTATGGGGTGGACGAGATGCGTTCACAAGGAAATGGGTCTTTACTGTTGGCCCCAAACAGACCTGTCCCACAGCCTGGACTAAAAGCTTCTGCAAATGAAGAAGATACTGATCGTGTTTTGCCTGCTTCTAAATGGGCCAGGGAGGACGATGAAAATGAGGATGAGCAACAGAGAAGTCCTAGGGATCTTGGGTTAAGTTACTCGTCTTCTGGAAGTGAGAATGTCGGTGATAGTCCTAATAGGGCTGACAAGATTGAGCTTGCGACGGAGCTAAGCATTTCAGCACATCCTGATATTGGGATGAATGAGGAACAAAG ACAAAAGTTGAGACGTCTGGAGGTTGCGCTGATGGAATATCGTGAAACCTTAGAAGAGCAGGGAGTCAAAAAGCCGGAAGATATTGATAGGAAAGTTGCAATCCATAAAAGACGGTTGCTATCTGAGTACGGGTTATTGGATTCTAGTGAGGGTGTTCCAGCCAACA AAAGATTATCTTTGGAGAGGGACAGAAGAGATGGTTCCCGCGACTCTTCGAGAAAGCGGCACCGGAGCCAGAGCCGAAGTGAAAGCCCCCCACGGAAATCATCCAGCAAAGAGAAGGATAAGAGAAGTGATTTGGACAGGGATCGAGAAAGGCACA